From Alteromonas sp. RKMC-009, one genomic window encodes:
- a CDS encoding response regulator transcription factor yields the protein MRLLIAEDDSRLLTQLDALLQQNGYSVDLADNGNNALYQLQEYNYDLAVIDIGLPGIDGFDVIRKARQNDVRTPVLILTARDRWQEKVEGLDAGADDYLTKPFHNEELLARVKALIRRASGQANPSIQFGPVCLDTVAEEITLNDVRLDLTAYEYKVMEYLMLNPQKIVSKTELTEHIYDQDFDLDSNVIEVFVGRLRKKLDPDGTLKPIETLRGRGYRLNREL from the coding sequence ATGCGCTTATTAATTGCCGAAGACGACAGTCGTCTGCTAACCCAGTTAGATGCTTTGCTGCAACAAAACGGCTACAGCGTGGACCTTGCAGACAATGGTAATAACGCCTTATATCAGCTTCAGGAATATAATTACGATTTAGCCGTTATTGATATCGGACTGCCGGGTATTGACGGATTCGACGTGATCCGTAAAGCCCGTCAGAACGACGTTCGTACACCGGTGCTGATCCTGACCGCCCGGGACCGCTGGCAGGAAAAGGTAGAAGGTCTGGATGCAGGTGCTGATGACTACCTTACCAAGCCATTTCACAATGAAGAGTTACTGGCCAGAGTGAAGGCTTTGATCCGCCGGGCTTCCGGTCAGGCAAATCCGTCTATTCAGTTTGGTCCGGTATGTCTGGACACAGTTGCCGAAGAAATTACTCTGAACGACGTCCGCCTGGACCTCACGGCGTACGAATACAAGGTTATGGAATACCTGATGCTTAATCCGCAGAAGATTGTGTCGAAAACAGAACTGACGGAGCATATCTACGATCAGGACTTCGATTTAGACAGTAACGTGATTGAGGTATTTGTAGGACGCCTGAGGAAGAAACTTGATCCTGACGGCACACTGAAACCTATTGAAACACTTCGTGGCCGCGGCTACCGCCTGAACAGAGAGCTATGA
- a CDS encoding MliC family protein, translated as MKQKALIHGIAMSASILILTACDNGGKEETIAGHPYQYDCGDAGAVIFQVDGNDTAILQIGVNAMVLTPGISASGAKYTGNSVVFWSKGKEATLTLSDEEYHCALVEGE; from the coding sequence GTGAAGCAAAAAGCGCTAATTCATGGCATAGCGATGTCAGCCAGTATTCTTATTCTTACCGCATGTGACAATGGCGGGAAAGAGGAAACCATCGCCGGACACCCTTACCAATATGACTGTGGCGATGCCGGTGCGGTGATTTTTCAGGTTGACGGCAACGATACTGCCATTCTGCAGATTGGAGTAAATGCCATGGTACTGACGCCCGGGATCAGTGCTTCGGGTGCGAAATATACGGGTAACAGTGTGGTGTTCTGGAGCAAAGGTAAAGAAGCGACGCTCACCCTCAGTGATGAGGAATATCATTGTGCTCTGGTTGAAGGGGAGTGA
- a CDS encoding YciI family protein yields MFYMICATDVENSLEKRLAARPAHLARLNALKDEGRLLIAGPFPAIDSEDPGPAGFTGSLVVAEFGSLETAKAWAEADPYVEAGVYENVVVKPYKKVLP; encoded by the coding sequence ATGTTCTATATGATTTGTGCAACCGACGTGGAAAACAGTCTGGAAAAGCGTCTGGCTGCCCGTCCTGCTCACCTGGCACGACTGAATGCGTTAAAAGACGAAGGCCGCTTGCTGATTGCCGGCCCCTTCCCTGCTATCGACAGTGAAGATCCCGGCCCGGCCGGATTCACCGGTTCTCTGGTTGTCGCTGAATTTGGCTCTCTGGAAACCGCGAAAGCCTGGGCTGAAGCCGACCCGTATGTAGAAGCCGGCGTCTATGAAAACGTAGTGGTAAAACCCTACAAGAAGGTATTGCCGTAA
- a CDS encoding ATP-binding protein, producing MTRLSLRLRSALLALLALAIFIPVTVLTLDKAYTESLTQAKHNELKLMNLALVSAFELDGDVPYMPELLYEEQLNLPDSGYIGIIVFRNKVIWKSASALHNEVIATLPAPATGDEEFITEDRGALSNTGSYFSYAFTAEFAAADSFEPVHFYIMNSRQEFNLERDAFTGTLWKWLLLLAAGLLVLIIAGITFVLNPVRELINEIRLTASGRQGALTRHYPKEFTPLKNSINRLLEAEAQQRSRYKNSLGDLAHSLKTPLAVAMGTSNLPDDAHDSLTQINNIIQRQLKRAAAAKAGWQASVTVAPLAQKLLNAMEKVHRDRSLNINMAGDTGCQFKGDETDLMEMMGNLLDNACKAASTTVLLTLEQEEGWSHIRIEDDGPGIPPDQKDALLERGERLDTYAEGQGIGMAVVADLVAIYEGRLDIADSTLGGAAVTLSFPV from the coding sequence ATGACCCGTCTGTCTCTTCGTCTTCGCAGTGCCCTTCTGGCACTGCTGGCGCTGGCTATTTTTATTCCGGTGACCGTGCTGACTCTGGACAAAGCCTATACGGAAAGTCTCACTCAGGCGAAACATAACGAATTAAAACTGATGAACCTGGCACTGGTCTCTGCCTTTGAACTGGACGGTGATGTGCCTTACATGCCGGAACTGTTGTACGAAGAGCAGCTTAATTTACCGGATTCAGGCTATATAGGCATTATCGTTTTCCGCAATAAAGTGATCTGGAAATCGGCTTCAGCGTTACACAATGAGGTGATCGCTACCCTGCCCGCCCCCGCAACCGGCGATGAAGAATTTATCACGGAAGACCGGGGCGCACTCAGTAACACCGGCAGCTATTTCAGCTATGCGTTTACAGCAGAATTCGCGGCCGCCGACAGCTTCGAACCGGTTCATTTTTACATCATGAACAGCCGTCAGGAATTCAACCTCGAGCGTGACGCATTCACCGGTACATTGTGGAAATGGTTGCTCCTGCTCGCTGCCGGACTCCTTGTACTGATCATCGCGGGCATTACTTTCGTGCTAAATCCTGTGCGGGAGTTGATCAATGAAATACGGCTGACAGCCAGCGGACGCCAGGGTGCACTCACCCGCCATTATCCGAAAGAGTTTACCCCGCTAAAAAACAGCATTAACCGGTTGCTTGAAGCAGAAGCCCAGCAACGCAGTCGCTATAAGAATAGTCTCGGTGATTTGGCGCACAGCCTGAAAACGCCGCTGGCTGTTGCCATGGGAACAAGTAACCTTCCCGATGATGCCCATGATTCACTCACGCAAATCAACAATATCATCCAACGCCAGCTGAAACGGGCCGCAGCAGCCAAAGCCGGCTGGCAAGCCAGTGTCACGGTAGCTCCGCTGGCGCAAAAACTACTAAATGCAATGGAAAAAGTGCATCGTGACCGTTCACTTAACATAAACATGGCAGGTGATACCGGTTGTCAGTTCAAGGGCGATGAAACTGATTTGATGGAAATGATGGGCAACCTTTTGGACAACGCCTGTAAAGCAGCCAGCACAACCGTACTTCTCACCCTTGAGCAGGAAGAGGGCTGGAGTCATATCCGAATAGAAGATGACGGGCCGGGCATCCCCCCGGATCAAAAAGACGCGCTGCTTGAACGGGGCGAGCGTCTGGACACCTATGCGGAAGGCCAGGGTATTGGCATGGCTGTCGTTGCCGATCTCGTTGCTATTTATGAAGGGAGGCTGGATATTGCAGACAGTACGCTTGGCGGCGCAGCGGTAACATTGTCATTTCCTGTGTAA
- a CDS encoding pyridoxamine 5'-phosphate oxidase family protein, producing MTSDDIRTRMWKALSDSPNVMLSLDASREHAEPMHAILDEKANSEFWFYTTKTNRAASGGPAMAQFSSKGHDVFACIRGTLVEETRKEIIDKYWSNPVSAWFEGGKDDPALKMMRFELKDAEIWLAEPGFKGVFKLLTGKKVDPEEMGEHQTVNL from the coding sequence ATGACATCTGATGATATTCGTACCCGCATGTGGAAAGCGTTGTCGGACAGCCCTAATGTAATGTTGAGCCTTGATGCCAGTCGGGAGCACGCTGAACCTATGCACGCCATTCTTGACGAAAAAGCTAACAGCGAATTCTGGTTTTACACAACTAAGACTAACCGTGCAGCGTCCGGAGGACCGGCTATGGCGCAGTTTTCCAGTAAGGGGCATGATGTGTTTGCCTGCATCCGGGGTACGCTGGTGGAAGAGACGCGCAAAGAAATTATTGATAAATACTGGTCGAATCCGGTATCTGCATGGTTTGAAGGCGGAAAAGATGACCCCGCCCTGAAGATGATGCGGTTTGAATTAAAGGATGCTGAGATCTGGCTTGCAGAGCCCGGTTTTAAAGGCGTATTTAAGTTACTCACCGGAAAGAAAGTCGATCCGGAGGAAATGGGCGAGCACCAAACCGTCAATCTCTAA
- a CDS encoding bifunctional aconitate hydratase 2/2-methylisocitrate dehydratase — MSLYSEYLAEIETRKTELGLNPKPIDSADLLSEIIAQIKDTANEHREDSLKFFIYNTLPGTTSAAGVKAQFLKEIVLGEEKVEEITPEFALELLSHMKGGPSVEVLLDLALSDDESVAKPAAEVLKTQVYMYDADTERLEAAYKAGNPIVKEILESYAKAEFFTKLPDVPEKIEVVTYIAAEGDISTDLLSPGNQAHSRADRELHGQCMITPEAQQEIVELGKKHPNAKVMLIAEKGTMGVGSSRMSGVNNVALWAGEPTSPYIPFVNKAPIVAGTNGIAPIFLTTVDVTGGIGLDLKNWVKKTDENGEVVRDANGDPVLEEAYSVATGTVLTIDTKAKKLYNGSEELADVSASFTPQKMEFMKAGGSYAVVFGKKLQTFAAETLGVKAPEVYAAAKEISHEGQGLTAVEKIFNRNAVGVNSDSPLHAGSDVRVKVNIVGSQDTTGPMTCQELESMAASTISPLVDGAYQSGCHTASVWDKKAQANIPKLMSFMNNFGVITARDPKGVYHAMTDVIHKVLNDITVDDRAIIIGGDSHTRMSKGVAFGADSGTVALALATGEAAMPIPQSVKVTFKGSMKEHMDFRDVVHATQAQMLKQFSGENVFQGRVIEVQIGTLLADQAFTFTDWTAEMKAKASICISDNETMIASLELAKSRIQIMINKGMDNEANMLQGLIDLADKRIAEIKSGEEPALAPDDNAKYYAEVVVDLDQIDEPMIADPDVNNEDVSKRYTHDVIRPVSYYDGKPVDLGFVGSCMVHKGDMQIIAQMLRNLEKLNGSVSFKAPLVVAPPTYNIVDELKAEGDWEILAKYAGFEFDDAKPKEAARTKYENILYLERPGCNLCMGNQEKAEPGDTVIATSTRLFQGRVVADTSEKKGESLLGSTPLVVLSTVLGRFPTTEEYKQAVAGIDLTKFAPPSEDLAVKPKFEADVAVKNV, encoded by the coding sequence ATGAGTTTGTATTCAGAATATCTGGCAGAGATCGAAACCCGTAAAACGGAACTAGGTCTTAACCCGAAGCCAATAGACAGTGCTGATCTGCTGTCAGAAATCATTGCTCAAATCAAAGACACAGCAAATGAGCACCGTGAAGACTCTTTAAAATTCTTTATCTATAACACCCTGCCCGGCACCACAAGCGCGGCTGGTGTTAAAGCACAATTCCTGAAAGAAATTGTTCTTGGCGAAGAAAAAGTAGAAGAAATCACACCTGAGTTTGCACTTGAATTGCTTTCTCACATGAAAGGTGGTCCGTCTGTAGAAGTATTACTGGACCTGGCATTATCTGATGACGAATCAGTTGCCAAACCAGCTGCTGAAGTACTGAAAACACAGGTTTACATGTACGACGCAGACACCGAGCGTCTCGAAGCGGCTTATAAAGCAGGCAACCCAATCGTAAAAGAGATTCTGGAAAGCTACGCGAAAGCAGAGTTCTTCACCAAGCTGCCTGATGTACCTGAAAAAATCGAAGTTGTTACTTATATCGCTGCTGAAGGTGATATCTCTACTGACCTGCTTTCTCCGGGTAACCAGGCGCACTCCCGTGCTGACCGTGAACTGCACGGCCAGTGTATGATTACGCCTGAAGCACAACAGGAAATCGTTGAGCTGGGTAAAAAGCACCCTAACGCTAAAGTCATGCTGATTGCAGAAAAAGGCACCATGGGTGTAGGTTCTTCTCGGATGTCTGGTGTGAACAACGTGGCACTGTGGGCCGGTGAGCCTACCAGCCCTTACATTCCTTTCGTCAACAAAGCACCAATCGTTGCAGGTACTAACGGTATTGCACCTATCTTCCTGACTACCGTTGACGTAACCGGTGGTATCGGTCTTGACCTTAAAAACTGGGTTAAGAAAACTGACGAAAACGGCGAAGTGGTTCGTGACGCAAATGGCGACCCTGTACTGGAAGAAGCATATTCTGTTGCAACCGGTACCGTACTGACCATCGATACCAAAGCGAAGAAACTGTACAACGGTTCTGAAGAACTGGCTGACGTTTCTGCTTCATTCACTCCTCAAAAAATGGAGTTCATGAAAGCCGGTGGTTCTTACGCGGTTGTGTTTGGTAAGAAGTTACAAACATTCGCGGCAGAAACACTGGGTGTTAAAGCACCGGAAGTGTATGCAGCTGCAAAAGAAATCTCTCATGAAGGTCAGGGTCTGACTGCTGTTGAGAAAATCTTTAACCGTAACGCGGTAGGTGTGAATTCAGATTCTCCTCTGCATGCCGGTTCAGATGTACGTGTAAAAGTTAACATCGTTGGCTCTCAGGACACCACAGGCCCGATGACCTGTCAGGAACTGGAGTCGATGGCTGCATCAACGATTTCTCCGCTGGTTGACGGTGCATATCAGTCTGGCTGTCACACTGCATCAGTATGGGATAAGAAAGCTCAGGCTAACATTCCTAAACTGATGTCTTTCATGAACAACTTTGGTGTTATCACAGCCCGCGATCCTAAAGGCGTATACCACGCAATGACTGACGTTATTCACAAAGTGCTTAACGACATCACTGTAGACGACCGCGCAATCATCATTGGTGGTGACTCACATACCCGTATGTCCAAAGGTGTCGCTTTCGGTGCTGACTCAGGTACTGTTGCACTGGCACTGGCAACGGGTGAAGCAGCAATGCCAATTCCGCAGTCTGTAAAAGTGACCTTTAAAGGCAGCATGAAAGAACACATGGACTTCCGTGATGTGGTTCACGCTACTCAGGCGCAAATGCTAAAGCAGTTCTCCGGTGAAAACGTGTTCCAGGGCCGTGTTATCGAAGTTCAAATCGGTACCCTGCTGGCTGACCAGGCATTTACGTTCACTGACTGGACTGCTGAGATGAAGGCGAAAGCTTCAATCTGTATCTCTGACAACGAGACCATGATTGCATCACTGGAACTGGCGAAGAGCCGTATCCAGATCATGATCAACAAGGGCATGGATAATGAAGCGAACATGCTGCAAGGTCTTATCGACCTGGCAGACAAGCGTATTGCTGAAATCAAGTCTGGCGAAGAGCCGGCACTGGCACCGGATGACAATGCTAAGTACTACGCAGAAGTCGTTGTTGACCTCGACCAAATCGATGAGCCAATGATCGCTGACCCGGACGTAAACAACGAAGACGTGTCTAAGCGTTACACCCACGACGTTATTCGTCCGGTTTCTTACTACGACGGCAAGCCAGTTGACCTGGGCTTCGTAGGTTCCTGTATGGTTCACAAAGGCGACATGCAAATCATTGCACAAATGCTGCGTAACCTGGAGAAGCTGAACGGCTCTGTAAGCTTTAAAGCACCGCTGGTTGTTGCTCCGCCAACGTACAACATTGTTGATGAGCTGAAAGCAGAAGGCGACTGGGAAATCCTGGCAAAATACGCCGGTTTCGAATTCGACGATGCCAAGCCAAAAGAAGCAGCACGTACTAAGTACGAAAACATTCTGTACCTTGAGCGTCCGGGATGTAACCTGTGTATGGGTAACCAGGAAAAAGCTGAACCTGGTGACACTGTAATTGCTACTTCTACCCGTTTGTTCCAGGGCCGTGTTGTTGCTGACACAAGCGAGAAGAAAGGCGAATCACTGCTGGGCTCAACGCCGCTGGTAGTACTGTCTACAGTACTGGGTCGCTTCCCGACTACTGAAGAGTACAAGCAGGCTGTTGCAGGCATCGACCTGACCAAGTTTGCTCCGCCTTCAGAAGACCTGGCTGTTAAGCCTAAGTTTGAAGCAGACGTAGCGGTTAAGAACGTTTAA
- the fdhD gene encoding formate dehydrogenase accessory sulfurtransferase FdhD gives MTKPDLLSADNHRLPDDESLLVEEVPLAISVNDISLVVMMISPDDIEDFITGYFLTEQIITAPVEIKDIHIERNEAGIEANVSLTGRREHLLKSRRFTRVNAGCGICNHTALEQAFPQLEAAASWSPVPACDFGSLRDAMDKLQEKARKTGALHAALYGSGNDIALGREDIGRHNALDKVIGAVRKRIKNHEEGYLVVTSRCGVELVQKAVIAGFTTLISFSSPTSLAVSFARQHKLNLVFLPRNNQPVFFSREVQHGS, from the coding sequence ATGACGAAACCGGATTTACTTTCTGCTGACAACCATCGACTGCCTGACGATGAATCACTGCTGGTTGAAGAAGTGCCGCTGGCGATTTCCGTCAATGACATCAGTCTGGTAGTGATGATGATCTCCCCTGACGATATCGAAGACTTCATTACCGGCTACTTTCTGACTGAACAAATCATTACTGCGCCGGTTGAAATTAAAGATATTCATATCGAGCGCAACGAAGCCGGCATCGAAGCCAATGTCAGCCTTACCGGCCGCCGGGAGCACCTGCTAAAATCACGGCGTTTTACACGGGTCAATGCAGGCTGCGGAATTTGTAATCACACCGCACTTGAACAGGCATTTCCGCAACTTGAAGCTGCAGCAAGCTGGTCCCCTGTACCAGCCTGTGACTTCGGTTCACTCAGAGATGCCATGGACAAGCTGCAGGAAAAAGCCCGTAAGACCGGCGCCCTGCACGCCGCCCTTTACGGTTCAGGTAATGACATCGCACTCGGACGGGAAGATATTGGCCGTCACAACGCATTAGATAAAGTGATCGGTGCTGTGCGAAAACGCATAAAAAACCATGAAGAAGGTTATCTTGTTGTGACCAGCCGCTGTGGTGTGGAACTGGTCCAGAAGGCAGTGATTGCAGGCTTTACCACACTGATAAGTTTTTCTTCTCCCACGTCGCTGGCAGTGTCTTTCGCCCGGCAACACAAATTGAATCTGGTGTTTCTGCCACGAAACAACCAGCCTGTATTTTTCTCCCGCGAGGTTCAACATGGCAGTTAA
- the trpA gene encoding tryptophan synthase subunit alpha, producing the protein MDRYSDMFGRLNAGNRGAFVPFVMIGDPDIDTSEKIICQLIESGADALELGIPYSDPIADGPTIQAASIRALGNGVTPDACFEMLSRVRAKYPDVPMGLLLYSNLVMAKGIRAFYQQAHDAGVDSILVADVPLREAKPFISVANETGVAQILIAPPNATEEALSQIGEHSRGYTYLLGRAGVTGVETAADIPAESLIAKLSDYACAPPILGFGISTPEQVSTAIKAGAAGAISGSATVNIIAKHLDDVPAMLSALDAFVTGMKAATEK; encoded by the coding sequence ATGGATCGCTATAGTGATATGTTTGGCCGGCTGAACGCCGGTAATCGCGGTGCGTTTGTGCCTTTCGTCATGATTGGCGATCCGGATATCGACACATCTGAAAAAATTATCTGTCAGTTGATTGAAAGCGGTGCAGACGCTCTTGAACTGGGTATTCCCTACTCAGATCCCATTGCTGATGGCCCGACAATTCAGGCTGCAAGTATTCGTGCCCTTGGCAACGGCGTCACACCGGATGCCTGCTTTGAGATGCTGTCCCGCGTCAGAGCAAAATACCCCGATGTACCTATGGGATTATTGCTGTACAGCAACCTGGTGATGGCCAAAGGGATCAGAGCTTTTTATCAGCAGGCACACGATGCCGGTGTTGATTCAATTCTGGTGGCGGATGTACCGCTTCGCGAAGCAAAACCCTTTATATCTGTAGCCAATGAAACCGGCGTAGCTCAAATTCTTATCGCGCCGCCTAATGCAACAGAAGAAGCGTTATCGCAGATTGGTGAGCACTCACGCGGCTACACTTACTTGTTAGGCCGTGCTGGTGTGACCGGCGTGGAAACCGCTGCAGATATCCCGGCAGAGTCATTAATTGCCAAATTATCGGATTATGCATGTGCACCGCCAATTCTCGGCTTTGGTATTTCAACACCGGAGCAGGTGTCGACAGCCATCAAAGCCGGCGCTGCGGGCGCAATCAGTGGTTCAGCCACCGTTAACATCATCGCCAAACATTTGGATGATGTACCGGCCATGCTCAGCGCACTTGATGCCTTTGTTACCGGCATGAAAGCGGCTACGGAAAAGTAA
- a CDS encoding FdhF/YdeP family oxidoreductase, producing the protein MAVKSTKAGGLPSIKSTVNELIKSKQVRQNMLNLYKVNKHKGFDCPGCAWGDEKDGTFRFCENGAKAVAWESTEMTIGAEFFRQHSVTYLNKQSDHWLESRGRLAEPLRYNAATDHYEPVSWDDAFDIIAAKLNGLSSPDELELYTSGRASNEASFVYQLFGRAFGTNNFPDCSNMCHEASGIALNQSVGVGKGTVVLKDFEKADTLFVFGQNPGTNHPRMLNALRAASKRGATIVSVNNLKEVGLQKFASPQKPAELLGLETVQISSKYVSPKLGGDYAVARGMAKAILNHHKDRLDHEFMTSHTSGFDAYASAVEATSWQSIEKQSGLSQSTIEELAALFSASRKTISTWAMGITQHLYSVDTIKEIVSLHLLTGALGLPGAGLSPVRGHSNVQGNRTMGILEAPKPDFNQRMKETFGFNPPEKPGHRVFDMLSALHEKRSKVLICLGGNLVAAAADTPFTATAAGNAELLVNIATKLNRTHVTAKQDALLLPCLGRTEIDMQATGNQVITVEDTFSMVHGSSGSTPPQSNNLKSETEIICRIAAATLGENTPADWLSLKDDYSLIRDLIAKIIPGFENMNDKIAEPGGFHLYNAAANREWRNKEGKALFNHNALPENLFSEGVVAKIAASDTPVFTMQTLRSHDQYNTTIYGMNDRYRGIFGERNIVFINPQDLARLNIREGSLIDVETVWDDDVTRKISRFKAVSYDIPQGNVAAYYPEANPLVPFNSVGQQSATPTSKAVPVIITPVNVIA; encoded by the coding sequence ATGGCAGTTAAATCCACTAAGGCAGGCGGTTTACCGTCAATTAAATCCACTGTGAACGAACTGATTAAAAGTAAGCAGGTTCGTCAAAACATGCTGAACCTTTATAAGGTGAACAAGCATAAGGGATTTGACTGCCCGGGATGCGCCTGGGGGGACGAAAAAGACGGTACGTTCAGATTTTGCGAAAACGGTGCAAAAGCAGTGGCATGGGAATCGACAGAGATGACCATTGGTGCTGAGTTTTTCAGACAGCATAGTGTGACGTATCTTAATAAGCAGTCCGATCACTGGCTGGAAAGTCGGGGTCGGCTGGCAGAACCTCTACGTTACAATGCAGCAACAGACCATTATGAACCGGTAAGCTGGGATGATGCTTTTGATATCATTGCCGCTAAACTCAACGGGTTAAGCAGCCCTGATGAACTGGAACTTTATACGTCCGGCCGTGCCAGTAATGAAGCCTCTTTTGTCTATCAATTATTCGGACGTGCATTCGGCACGAATAATTTCCCCGATTGTTCCAATATGTGCCACGAAGCCAGCGGCATTGCGCTGAACCAGTCGGTAGGTGTAGGCAAAGGCACGGTGGTCCTGAAAGATTTTGAAAAAGCTGACACCTTGTTTGTGTTCGGACAAAACCCCGGTACCAATCATCCGCGCATGCTTAACGCCCTGCGTGCGGCGTCGAAACGGGGGGCGACCATTGTTTCGGTGAATAACTTAAAAGAAGTCGGCTTACAAAAATTTGCCAGCCCGCAAAAGCCTGCAGAGTTACTCGGTCTTGAAACTGTGCAAATCAGTAGCAAGTACGTTTCACCGAAACTGGGGGGCGATTATGCTGTTGCCAGAGGTATGGCGAAGGCCATTCTGAACCACCACAAAGACAGGCTCGACCATGAGTTTATGACTTCCCACACTTCAGGTTTCGATGCGTATGCATCTGCTGTTGAAGCAACAAGCTGGCAGAGCATAGAAAAACAAAGTGGCCTGTCGCAAAGTACAATCGAAGAACTGGCAGCACTGTTTTCTGCTTCACGCAAAACCATTTCTACCTGGGCGATGGGTATCACCCAGCATCTTTACTCAGTAGATACCATCAAAGAAATTGTTTCTCTGCATCTGCTCACCGGTGCCCTCGGGTTACCCGGTGCAGGACTGAGTCCGGTGCGTGGTCACAGCAATGTGCAGGGCAACCGCACGATGGGGATCCTTGAAGCACCAAAACCCGATTTTAATCAGCGCATGAAAGAGACTTTTGGCTTCAATCCGCCGGAAAAACCCGGACACCGTGTGTTTGATATGCTCAGCGCTCTGCATGAAAAGCGCAGCAAAGTACTTATTTGTCTTGGCGGAAACCTGGTGGCTGCCGCAGCAGATACGCCATTTACCGCCACTGCAGCCGGCAACGCTGAACTGCTGGTAAACATCGCAACTAAACTCAACCGCACTCACGTAACCGCTAAACAGGACGCCCTGCTGCTGCCCTGTTTAGGCAGAACAGAAATCGACATGCAGGCCACGGGCAATCAGGTGATTACCGTAGAAGACACATTCAGTATGGTGCACGGTTCCAGCGGCAGCACACCACCGCAAAGTAACAACCTTAAATCGGAAACAGAGATCATTTGCCGTATCGCCGCTGCAACTCTGGGTGAGAATACGCCGGCAGACTGGCTGTCGCTGAAAGACGATTACAGCCTGATCCGCGACCTTATCGCGAAGATAATCCCCGGGTTTGAGAATATGAATGATAAGATAGCCGAACCAGGCGGCTTTCATTTGTACAACGCTGCAGCAAACCGGGAATGGCGGAATAAAGAGGGTAAAGCCCTGTTCAACCACAATGCCTTACCGGAGAATTTATTCAGCGAAGGCGTGGTGGCAAAAATCGCAGCCAGTGATACGCCGGTTTTCACTATGCAGACATTGCGCAGTCATGACCAGTACAACACCACGATTTACGGCATGAACGACCGTTACAGAGGCATTTTCGGTGAACGTAATATAGTGTTCATTAACCCGCAGGATTTAGCCAGACTGAATATACGTGAAGGCAGTCTGATAGATGTTGAGACCGTGTGGGATGACGATGTCACCCGAAAAATCTCACGCTTTAAAGCGGTCAGCTACGATATTCCTCAGGGGAACGTTGCGGCCTACTATCCGGAAGCGAACCCGCTGGTGCCCTTCAACAGTGTGGGGCAGCAAAGTGCCACCCCGACCTCGAAAGCGGTACCGGTCATCATTACACCGGTCAATGTAATCGCCTGA
- a CDS encoding PepSY domain-containing protein, which translates to MNIVKSLFLTVLLLIAPLSQQAAAVQEQAPQIDRSQAATKAQQHEKGRVLRVDQTRTKYRVKVLKKNGRVVSVDVDKKTGKVQPATDKDN; encoded by the coding sequence ATGAATATCGTTAAATCCCTGTTTCTGACTGTGTTACTGCTCATAGCTCCGCTATCGCAGCAGGCCGCTGCCGTTCAGGAGCAGGCGCCACAGATAGATCGCAGTCAGGCCGCGACAAAAGCACAACAACATGAAAAAGGTCGTGTGTTGCGGGTCGACCAGACCCGTACAAAATACCGTGTAAAAGTTCTGAAAAAAAATGGACGTGTGGTGTCGGTGGATGTAGACAAGAAAACCGGTAAAGTTCAGCCGGCAACGGACAAGGATAATTAA